In Saccharolobus solfataricus, a genomic segment contains:
- a CDS encoding Glu/Leu/Phe/Val family dehydrogenase has product MEELLTSNLFVQQVKKLYKVGELLGLDIDTLEALSQPERVIQVKIQIRGSDGKLRTFVGWRSQHNSALGPYKGGVRYSPNVTQEEVIALSMIMTWKNSLLLLPYGGGKGGIRVDPKKLTLKELEDLSRKYIQLIHNYLGSNVDIPAPDINTNPQTMAWFLDEYIKITGEVDFAVFTGKPYELGGIGVRLYSTGLGVATIAREAANKFIGGIEGSRVIIQGFGNVGSFTAKFLSEMGAKIIGVSDIGGGVINENGIDVNKALEVVQRTGSVVNYPEGKKVTNEELLISDCDILIPAAVENVINKFNAPKVKAKLIVEGANGPLTADADDVIKQSGIVVIPDILANAGGVVGSYVEWANNKSGGIISDEEAKKLIIDRMTNAFNTLYDFHKRKFADQDLRTVAMALAVDRVVKAMKARGLL; this is encoded by the coding sequence ATGGAAGAACTCCTTACCTCGAATTTGTTCGTCCAACAAGTTAAGAAGTTGTATAAAGTTGGAGAATTGTTGGGTTTAGATATTGATACTCTAGAAGCCCTTTCCCAGCCGGAAAGGGTTATACAAGTTAAGATACAAATTAGGGGTTCTGATGGTAAGTTAAGGACGTTTGTGGGTTGGAGAAGTCAACACAATTCGGCCTTAGGCCCATATAAGGGAGGAGTTAGATACAGTCCCAATGTTACACAAGAAGAAGTAATAGCATTATCAATGATTATGACGTGGAAGAATTCCTTGTTATTATTACCCTATGGTGGAGGAAAGGGTGGGATAAGAGTAGATCCTAAGAAGCTAACATTAAAGGAATTGGAGGATCTGTCTAGAAAATACATTCAATTAATTCACAACTATTTGGGTAGTAATGTGGACATCCCAGCGCCTGACATTAATACTAATCCTCAAACTATGGCTTGGTTCCTAGACGAATACATAAAGATAACTGGTGAAGTTGATTTCGCAGTGTTTACCGGTAAGCCTTATGAACTAGGAGGGATAGGTGTTAGATTATACAGTACAGGGTTAGGTGTAGCAACAATTGCTAGAGAGGCTGCTAATAAGTTCATAGGAGGAATTGAAGGATCAAGGGTTATAATTCAAGGGTTCGGAAACGTTGGTTCTTTTACCGCTAAATTCTTGAGCGAAATGGGGGCTAAAATAATTGGAGTTAGTGATATTGGGGGAGGGGTAATTAATGAGAATGGAATAGACGTTAATAAGGCGTTGGAAGTTGTTCAGAGAACGGGTAGTGTTGTGAATTATCCAGAGGGTAAAAAGGTTACAAATGAAGAGTTGCTAATAAGTGATTGTGATATATTAATTCCAGCCGCAGTGGAAAATGTCATAAATAAATTTAATGCACCCAAGGTTAAGGCTAAGCTTATTGTTGAAGGTGCAAATGGTCCATTGACTGCAGATGCAGACGATGTAATAAAACAAAGTGGTATAGTTGTTATACCAGACATTTTGGCTAATGCTGGTGGAGTCGTTGGAAGTTACGTGGAGTGGGCTAACAATAAGTCTGGTGGGATAATTAGTGATGAGGAGGCTAAGAAACTTATTATTGATAGAATGACTAACGCTTTTAACACTTTATACGATTTTCATAAGAGGAAGTTTGCTGATCAAGATTTGAGGACTGTGGCAATGGCTTTAGCTGTGGATAGAGTAGTAAAGGCAATGAAGGCCAGAGGTCTATTATAA
- a CDS encoding MarR family transcriptional regulator codes for MNISSQNKIYTVKRNLILEYCKTPKSFTELRDLTGMSDAGLSKALNDLIKKGYLQKTSDGKYVITDKVMQSYKERIVNRIWFKYQGISDEKIEKIADLLKDEGEFYILASKGKDKTDDLTLLLQYLFLLTYEIEGSKELKVTQ; via the coding sequence ATGAATATAAGTAGTCAGAATAAAATTTATACTGTGAAGAGAAATTTAATACTTGAATATTGCAAGACTCCTAAATCCTTCACGGAACTAAGGGATCTAACTGGGATGTCTGATGCGGGTCTATCTAAGGCACTAAACGACCTTATAAAGAAAGGGTACTTGCAGAAGACTTCGGATGGAAAATATGTGATAACCGATAAGGTAATGCAAAGCTATAAGGAGAGAATTGTTAATAGGATTTGGTTTAAATATCAAGGAATCTCAGATGAGAAAATTGAAAAAATAGCTGATCTTTTGAAGGACGAGGGAGAATTTTATATTCTAGCTTCTAAAGGCAAGGATAAGACAGACGACTTAACGCTTCTGCTACAATATCTATTTCTACTTACATACGAAATTGAGGGGTCAAAGGAGCTGAAAGTCACGCAATAG
- a CDS encoding ABC transporter permease has protein sequence MFEIMLYEWRRAIARKKVIVLSIITFIFELGIYLAIYLAPSHSLKTLIIPLSPYLWALGVLLPQVLLIHFLAISIASGSMAEEYEQGTVDYFISKPITRLRFVMEKWLGSFSLLLIIYLFMVVLALILSSLLFGVQSELILLPELFFSIIFSTLVFLNIAFAIGEILRRSNLSFTISGFILIASIIVSDVLVFVSVITHNSNYETISEYLPTWGSTELPFMLLHNSPFSAIARGLNILPSISNNVSLAIVSIVVYSLIPLVLSIINFLGRDISKKVS, from the coding sequence ATGTTTGAGATAATGCTTTACGAATGGAGAAGGGCAATAGCTAGGAAGAAGGTTATAGTACTATCTATAATAACGTTTATATTTGAGCTTGGGATTTATTTAGCAATATACTTAGCACCTTCACACTCACTTAAGACCTTAATAATCCCTCTCTCTCCCTATTTATGGGCTCTTGGAGTATTATTACCACAAGTGCTCCTAATACACTTCTTAGCAATATCAATAGCTTCTGGATCGATGGCAGAGGAATATGAACAAGGAACAGTGGATTATTTCATATCAAAACCAATAACGAGGTTGAGGTTTGTTATGGAGAAGTGGCTTGGTTCATTCTCCTTACTTTTAATCATTTACCTATTCATGGTAGTGCTTGCCTTAATCCTTTCATCTCTTCTCTTTGGAGTACAAAGTGAGTTAATACTATTACCTGAGCTTTTCTTTTCGATAATATTCTCAACACTAGTTTTCCTCAACATTGCATTTGCAATAGGTGAAATACTAAGGAGGAGCAATCTATCCTTTACAATTAGTGGATTTATCTTAATAGCCTCAATAATAGTATCTGACGTACTTGTCTTCGTGTCTGTAATAACGCACAACAGCAACTATGAAACGATTTCTGAGTACTTACCAACCTGGGGTTCCACGGAGTTACCATTTATGCTATTACACAACTCTCCATTTTCAGCAATAGCTAGAGGACTGAACATTTTACCTTCCATAAGCAATAATGTGAGTTTAGCAATTGTGTCGATTGTTGTGTACTCCCTTATTCCCTTAGTTTTATCGATAATAAATTTTCTGGGAAGAGACATATCGAAGAAGGTAAGTTAG
- a CDS encoding ABC transporter ATP-binding protein → MIVVSSIVKKYGNKIALDNISLEVKKGEFVSLIGPNGAGKTTLIRILLTLMKPDKGEVQILGENPFRNKRIFKAIGYVQEIPNYPPFLTGRQVLELSAKIRGVDKSEVKRVLEFVEMENYANSPIIKYSKGMVQRIAIAESLLGNPSILIMDEPNMGIDPIFSLKTRELLNKLKRKDNVSILMTSHELEDVKKLSDRIFMIYKGKIVFSGTVEDMIKEFLGIQVIVETDEIENAEEALKGIEYVKGVFNDGNRLIVKLNEDRREDLLRDLVTSGVKVKGFYIDLNLEEAYMRALRNV, encoded by the coding sequence ATGATCGTTGTAAGCAGTATTGTCAAGAAATACGGCAATAAAATAGCATTGGATAACATCTCATTAGAGGTTAAGAAAGGGGAATTCGTCTCACTTATAGGCCCTAACGGTGCGGGAAAAACTACACTTATCCGAATCCTACTAACTCTAATGAAGCCAGATAAGGGGGAAGTGCAAATACTAGGAGAAAATCCTTTTAGAAACAAGAGAATCTTTAAGGCGATTGGCTACGTTCAAGAGATCCCCAATTACCCACCATTTCTTACTGGAAGGCAAGTGTTAGAACTTTCAGCTAAGATAAGAGGAGTAGATAAAAGTGAGGTGAAGAGGGTTTTAGAATTTGTTGAAATGGAGAACTACGCTAACAGTCCCATAATTAAATACAGTAAGGGAATGGTTCAGAGAATAGCAATAGCCGAATCCTTACTTGGGAATCCATCTATTCTAATAATGGATGAGCCGAACATGGGAATTGACCCTATTTTTTCTTTGAAGACAAGAGAGTTACTAAATAAGTTGAAGAGAAAAGATAACGTATCGATTTTGATGACATCCCACGAATTAGAGGATGTAAAGAAGTTATCTGATAGAATATTCATGATATATAAGGGGAAGATAGTTTTTAGCGGTACCGTTGAGGATATGATTAAGGAGTTTTTAGGTATACAAGTAATAGTTGAAACTGATGAAATTGAAAATGCTGAAGAGGCACTAAAGGGGATAGAGTATGTTAAAGGGGTATTCAACGATGGGAATAGGTTAATAGTTAAACTTAACGAGGATAGAAGAGAAGATCTGTTAAGGGATTTGGTTACAAGTGGTGTTAAGGTAAAGGGTTTCTATATTGACCTAAACTTGGAAGAGGCTTACATGAGGGCGTTGAGGAATGTTTGA
- a CDS encoding ISH3 family transposase, producing MITPGLPHQNNLQQVGYKLLSMLSFKGRKAEEVSRVLVSACLWNDSVESKSKGYNVSPQTVRNYVEEQGTEVIEKLLESMRRISMEILKGVKEVDISIDWTTKTWYGKPVEGLGSSAKGNSWNYATATTKYQNMVLLLAFVPQVNGMSKDEIVKLLMEQIVGMGFKVGLVTLDAGFYTVEVLKFISQFKFVIGVPVGDVKIYEEFDGEYTTNSKRHKKEEQVKFRLLVYGKEIVKKRKKTVVYFARATNLDLPKREVLKLYNKVRSPIETSYRNIKAFLPFTSSTKFIFRELIFVLAMIFYSLYTVFKNVMTREEFRLLLILCFLDDLSDLKDFIFNLEETLINTIDLFLWR from the coding sequence GTGATAACACCTGGTCTTCCTCACCAAAATAATCTACAACAAGTAGGGTATAAATTACTTTCCATGTTGAGCTTCAAGGGAAGAAAGGCGGAGGAGGTATCGAGAGTTCTGGTCTCCGCGTGCTTGTGGAACGACTCCGTGGAAAGCAAGTCCAAAGGGTATAACGTGTCACCACAGACCGTGAGGAACTACGTGGAGGAGCAGGGAACTGAGGTGATCGAGAAGCTATTAGAGTCCATGAGGAGGATTTCCATGGAGATACTCAAGGGAGTGAAGGAAGTCGACATCTCCATAGACTGGACAACCAAGACGTGGTATGGTAAGCCGGTGGAGGGACTGGGTAGTTCAGCCAAGGGGAACTCGTGGAACTACGCTACCGCGACCACGAAGTATCAGAATATGGTGCTCCTCCTAGCTTTCGTTCCCCAAGTTAACGGGATGAGCAAGGATGAGATCGTGAAGCTTCTCATGGAGCAAATTGTGGGAATGGGCTTCAAGGTGGGGCTCGTAACCTTGGACGCGGGATTCTACACCGTGGAAGTCCTCAAGTTCATATCGCAGTTCAAGTTCGTGATAGGAGTCCCTGTGGGGGACGTGAAGATCTACGAGGAGTTCGACGGAGAGTACACGACAAACAGTAAGAGGCATAAGAAGGAAGAGCAGGTCAAGTTCAGACTCCTGGTGTATGGTAAGGAAATCGTTAAGAAGAGGAAGAAGACCGTGGTGTACTTCGCGAGGGCGACCAACCTCGACCTACCCAAGAGGGAAGTGCTGAAGTTGTACAACAAGGTTAGGAGTCCCATTGAGACGTCTTACAGGAACATCAAGGCCTTCCTTCCCTTCACGAGCTCCACCAAGTTCATCTTCCGCGAGTTGATCTTCGTGCTGGCCATGATCTTCTACTCGCTTTACACCGTGTTTAAGAACGTCATGACAAGAGAGGAGTTTAGATTGCTGCTCATCCTCTGCTTTCTAGACGATTTATCTGATCTAAAGGATTTTATATTTAATCTTGAGGAAACACTTATTAATACTATAGATTTATTTTTATGGAGGTGA
- a CDS encoding clan AA aspartic protease — protein sequence MNSLECFDINEKPILHVKVSDPKNENSAEIDVLVNTGFSGWLLLNYEIYTKLNYMEIPITRKYRSILGNIEVYMAKASISINRLNIDAFIESSPYVEMNLLGREILKKLNICFYRMNKICIYSDVV from the coding sequence AAGCCTATACTGCACGTAAAAGTATCTGACCCTAAGAATGAAAATTCTGCTGAGATAGATGTACTAGTTAACACTGGATTTTCTGGTTGGTTACTCCTCAACTACGAAATTTATACGAAACTTAACTATATGGAGATTCCTATTACTAGGAAATACAGAAGCATTTTAGGTAATATTGAAGTTTACATGGCCAAAGCTAGTATTTCTATCAATCGTTTAAATATAGATGCATTTATTGAGTCCTCTCCTTATGTAGAAATGAACCTACTAGGGAGAGAAATATTAAAGAAACTAAATATATGCTTCTATAGAATGAATAAAATATGCATCTACTCTGATGTAGTTTAA